CCCGCTGGCGAGTGGGTGCTTTGCGGCACAGGCGCCGTGCCTGCCATGATGGGCAACCTGCGCTACAATACCTACGTCATAGGCATAGGCAATGACGAATCCATGACCAATGCCGTCATGGTGCGGCCTGACAGCCCCATTCTCAAGACCAAGGGCTACAACCCCAAGTATCCTGAAGTGTACGGCCATCCTGACGACGTGCGCGGCAAGACCGTTCTTGCCACTACCGTGTCTTCTTCGCACTTTGCTCTCAGCCACTGGCTGCGCGTGCTGGGCCTCAAGGACAGCGACGTGACCATCAAAAACATGGACCAGGCGCAGGCGCTGGGTGCGTTCAGCACCGGCATCGGCGATATGGTTTCCCTGTGGGCTCCCCATATGTATGTGGGCGAAGAAAAGGGCTGGAAGGTCGCGGGTACTCCCCAGACATGCGGCGTGGGTCTGCCCATCTGCCTCATAGCCGACCAGAAGTGGGCTGACGCAAATCCCGATCTGGTGGCCAAGTTCCTGCGTGTGTATCTGCGGGCCGTCAACATGATCCAGAGCCAGATGAAAAAAGATCCCAAGGCGCTTGTGCCCGAATACAAGCGTTTCTTCCTTGAGTGGGCCGGCAAGAACTATTCTGACGATATGGCCCTCAAGGACCTGCAGACGCACCCCGTGTTCAACTACGAAGAGCAGATAGCGCTTTTTGACGCCAGCAAGGGGCAGAGCACTGCACAGAAGTGGCAAGCCGACGTGGCTGCCTTCTTTGCCGAGGTTGGCCGCATCACCAAGGATGACCTCAAAAAGGTCGGTGACGGCAAGTACGCCACGGACAAGTTCCTGAAAAAAGTAAAGACGCCCATTCCCGCCAACTGATCCGGCTGCCGCCCGCCCCGCGCATGGCGGGGCGGGCGGCCTACGCAACACGTCGGACAGAACGCAAAAGCAATTCACTTACGCTCGGGAGGGCGACATGACGCAGATAACCATCAAAAACTATATTAACGGCCAGTGGCAGGAGGAAACGGGAGCGCCCACAGTGCCCCTGTACAATCCTTCCACCGGCGAGCAGATTTCGCAGGTTCCCCAGTCCGGCCCGGAAACGTCCAAAATGGCTGTGGACTCGGCGGCTGCGGCCTATCCGGGCTGGCGCATGCTCTCCATCGGCAGGCGCGTGACCTATATTTATAAAATGCGCGAAGCCATGCTGCAGCGCAAGGAGCAACTGGCCCAGGCCATAGCGCTGGACCAGGCCAAGCATATTTCCGAGGCAAGAGGCGAAGTGCAGCGCGTGGTGGAAATACTGGAAGCAGCCGCGTGCGCTCCGGCCATGATGCAGGGGCAGACCCTGGACTACATTGCGACAAATATCAGCGGCAAGGTTGTCCGCGAGCCTTTGGGCGTCTTTGGCGGTGTGGCTCCCTTCAATTTTCCCGCCCTGGTTTTCGGCTGGTTTGTGCCGTATGCCATCGTGGCGGGCAACACCTTTGTGTTCAAGCCATCAACGCAGTCGCCCTATTTCATGCAGATCATGGGTGAAATTTTTACGGAAATCGAGCTCCCGCCCGGCGTGGTCAACATCATTCACGGCAACAGGGACATCCCCGGCTCCTGGTATGACGACGCGCGCATTTCCGGCATTTGCCTGGTAGGCTCAACGCCTACGGCCCAGAAAATGGCCGAGGGCTGCGCCCGCATGTGCAAGCGCTCCATGCTGCTCGGCGGGGCCAAGAACATGCTGGTGGTGATGGAAGATGCAGACCTCACGGTCTTTCGCGACAACTACCTGAACTCCTGCTACGGCTCTGCCGGCCAGCGTTGTCTTGCCGGATCTCTGGTGGCGGCCGTGCCTGAAATTTATGACAAGGTTGTCGAGGTGATGGTTGAAGCCGCTTCCACCATCAAGGTGGGCGACGCTTTTGATCCTGATGTGTATATGGGGCCGCTCATTTCACGCAAGGCCGTGGACTTTGTGCACACGTCGCTGGCAGCCGCCCTCGCGCACGGCCAGGGCTGCGCGCTGGCGTTGGACCGCCGCGAGCTGGACCTGCCGGAAAAAAACAAAAAGGGCTTTTTTGTCGGCCCCATCATCGTCAAGGATCTCACGCCCTGCAATCCGCTGTTTACCACCGAAGTGTTCGGCCCCATTGTGGGAACCATCAAGATAGCGGACATGGACGATGCCCTGGACCTGATTCGCAGGTCTGAGTTTGGCAACGGAGCCTGCATCTTTACCCAAAGCCAGTTCTATGCCGAAAAATTCAGCCGCGAGGCCGATGTGGGCATGGTGGGCGTCAATGTGGGCATCTGCGCCCCACATCCGTACATTCCCTTCGGCGGCATCAAGGGGTCGCTCCTTGGCGTCAACAAGGTGCAAGGGCGCGAAGGCTTCGATTTCTTCACCCAGAACAAGGTTACAACCATTCGTACCATTGATCCCCATGCGCATGCGCATGGCGGAGCACCCGCCAGCAAGTTCGTGAGATCTTGTGTAGCGTCGTAAGCTACAGGCGTTGTTCCTCCTCCAGAAGGCCAGCCCCTTTTTCACGCGGGGGGGCTGGCCAACTTCGTGCTGCACCTTGTGTCTTAGATGTAATGTTCCATCAGGTTGTTCACCCTCCCAAATCGGTAAAGCTGGAGTTGCCAGACAACAGCAAACCGAGTGGGGGAAAGGGTGAACAGCCATAAGAATGCCAAACTACGGTGCGTAGTCGAGAAGAAGCGGACGCAGTCTTCGGCAACGGGCAGGCATCTGAGATGAGGATGTCGGGAAATGCTGACCATCGTTTCTGGGCGTAGTTCTGCTGGTGGGCAAGAATGTTTAGAGATGGCTCGCAGATGCAGGAGCATTCGGCAGGTCTCGGACGAATTGTTTCCCTGAGGGGCACAGGGGGCACCGTCCATCATGCGTTTTTATGGCACAGCGGTGGCACAAAAATAAAAGAAAACAAAAATGCCCTTACGGTTTTTAACCATAAGGGCTTGATTTCTCTGGAGCGGGAAACGGGATTTGAACCCGCAACCTTCAGCTTGGGAAGCTGACACTCTACCGTTGAGTTATTCCCGCAAAAGTGGAGCGGGAGACGGGATTTGAACCCGCGACTTCAACCTTGGCAAGGTTGCACTCTACCACTGAGTTACTCCCGCATGGTCTGCAAACGGCGAAGCGTGAAAGTACTTTTTGGAGGCGGCATCCAGATTTGAACTGGAGATGGAGGTTTTGCAGACCTCTGCCTTACCACTTGGCTATGCCGCCAGCAAAAAATTTGGAGCGGGAGACGGGATTTGAACCCGCGACTTCAACCTTGGCAAGGTTGCACTCTACCACTGAGTTACTCCCGCTCAGCGAGGTATGCTTTTACGTGGATCGACCCTGAGTGTCAAGCATTGTTCCACAAATTTTACAGAGTTTTATTGTCGCCGCTGCTGGCGGCGCTAAAAAGCGCTGATAAACCGCATGAAAAGCCGTGACGGAAAATGCGGTGAATCGTCTGTGGGGGAAGGACCCTTTTGCAAAAGGGTCCTTCCCCCACAGAGCACTTCAACCAACCAATCCACATCTCTAACATCTAATCCTTGCCGCGCTGGTCCACGATGCGCTGGGCCTTGCCCTCGGAGCGCTGGATGGAGCGCGGCTCCATCAGGCGCACCTTGGCCGTGACGCCCAGGAATTCCTTGATGTTCTTTTGCAGGCGGTTTTCCAGCATCTGGAGTTTGCGAATTTCGTCGGCAAAAAGGCTGTCGCTGACTTCCACGCGTACTTCCAGGGTGTCCAGATTGTTAACCGAGCCCACAATGATCTGGTAGTTGGGGGTGAGGCCGTCACTTTCCATAAGCAGGCCTTCGATCTGCTGCGGAAAGACATTGACCCCGCGTATGATGAGCATGTCGTCGCTGCGGCCCTGCAGGCGCGAGATGCGTACATGGGTACGGCCGCAGCAGCAGGGCGTGTAGTTCAGGCTGGTGAGGTCGCGGGTGCGGTAGCGCAGCATGGGGATGCCCTCCTTGGTGAGGGTCGTCAGCACAAGTTCGCCCACCTGGCCGGGGGGGAGCTGTTCGCCGGTCACGGGATCTATGATTTCCGGCAGGATGTGATCTTCCCAAAGGTGCATGCCGCACTTGGCTTCCACGCATTCCATAGCGACGCCCGGCCCCATAATTTCAGAAAGGCCGTAAATGTTCATGGCATCGATGTGCATTTTTTCTTCGATGTCACGGCGCATGGCTTCGGACCAGGGTTCGGCTCCGAAGATGCCTATGCGCAGCGCAAGTTCGCGAAAGTCCACTCCTGCTTCCTGCGCGGCTTCCCACAAATGCAGGGAGTAGGAGGGCGTGGCGCACAATACGGTAGCGCCAAAATCGCGCATGAGGTGCGCCTGGCGGCGCGTGGCCCCGCCGGAAGCCGGAACCACCGTGGCCCCGATGCGTTCCGCACCGTAGTGCGCCCCAAGCCCGCCCGTAAAGAGGCCGTAGCCATAGGCCACGTGCACCACGTCCGAGCGGGTGACCCCTGCGGCGGACATGCTGCGGGCCATAAGCTCGGCCCAGTTTTCAAGGTCGCGGGCCGTATAGCCCACAACCACGGCCTTGCCCGTGGTGCCGCTGGAGGCGTGCAGCCGCACGATATGGTCGCGCGGCACGGCAAACAGGCCGAAGGGGTAGTAGTTGCGCAGGTCCTGCTTTTCGGTAAAGGGCAGAAGTTTCAGGTCGGCCAGGGATTTGATGTCGGCGGGGGTGACGCCCGCCTCGTCAAAGCGTTTGCGATAGAAGGGCACGTTGGCGTAAACGCGGTCGCACAAGTCGCGCAGGCGGCGCAGTTGCAACGCTTCCAGTTCTTCGCGGGGCAGGGTTTCCTGTTTGATATTGAAAAGCACGACCCACTCCTTGTAGAAGAGATAGCTGGCAGTTGACGGCTTGAGCCATCAATGGAAAAGGAAAAACGGTTTCGTAGCGTGGAAACCCCTTTGGGTATGCCGCAATGTCCGCATCGGGTCAACAAAAACGGGGCATGGGCGAGGTGGCGTTTTGCGGATGGTCTGACACCAAAGGGCCCTGACAGAGCGCTGCACTCGTGCTATTAGAATATTTAAGGAAGCACTGATTAAAGAGCCTCCTGGAAACGCGGGGCGGCAACTGCGGCAAACCATTGCCCTTGACCCGGCTTTGCGATATGTGCTTGCTATGGAAAATAATCACCCCAATACTCCCTCCGGGGGCCGCGCCCCCAAGCAGTTTTCAGACGTCCCCGCAAGCCGTAAGGCGGCGGATCTGGTCCAATGGCTTGAAGAGCACAAGGCCTTGCGTGTGGTGTGCATTGATTTTGAAGGGCAGGGCGGTTTTGCCGATGCCCTGATCATTGCCAGCGCCGGTTCGGTGCGTCACGCCCAGAGCCTTGCTGACGGCGTAAGCCTGATGTGCCGCGAGAAAAACTACGAATTTTTGCGCACAGAAGGGTACGCCGCCGGGCAGTGGATCCTGGTGGATATGAATGACGTTATCGTCAACATCTTTCAGGAACCCGTGCGCGAGCTTTACGCCCTTGAAGCCCTGTGGGGACACGGATCCGCTGCCGCCAAAACCGCTGGGCGCGAAGACCGCGGAGAATAATATATGACGCCGACGCTGTTGCTGATACTGGATGGCTGGGGCATTGCCCCGCCAGGGCCTGGCAATGCCCCGTACCTGGCGAAAACCCCCAATCTGGACGCCCTGACGGCCCGCTGCCCGCACGGACAGCTCATCGCCTCCGGCCGTGATGTGGGTCTGCCCAAAGGGTATATGGGCAATTCGGAAGTCGGGCACCTGAACATAGGGGCCGGGCGCGTGGTCTATCAAGACATGACGCGTATCGACGTGGCTGTGGAGGACGGCTCCTTCGCGGCCAACCCCGTCATCAACGACGTGCTGGCTGCGGCCAGGCGCGGCGGCGGCAAGCTGCACCTTGTGGGCCTGCTTTCCGGCGGCGGCGTCCACAGTCATATCCGTCATCTGGAGGCCTTGTGCGGCATGGCGGCCGGGCAGGGCATTCCCGTGCGCGTGCACGCCCTCATGGATGGCCGTGATTGCGATCCGCACAGCGGCATGGACTTTATCCGCGAGCTTGAAGCCAGCATCAAGGATCAGCCCCAGACGCGCATAGCCAGCCTTGTGGGCCGCTTTTACGCCATGGACCGCGACAAGCACTGGGAACGGGTCAGTCAGGCCTGGAATGTCATAGTGCATGGTCAGGCGCCCACGGCGGCCAATCCCGAGGCAGCGGTGCAGGCTTCCTACGAGGCGGGCGTTACCGATGAGTTCATGAAGCCCGTGCGCTTTGACACGGGCGACGCTGCCCCCGGCATGGCCGACGGCGACGCGGTCTTTTTCTTCAACTTCCGGGCTGACCGCATGCGCGAACTGACTGCGGCCTTCATCACTCCCGGCTTTGAGGGCTTTGACAGGGGCAAGATGCCCGCGCTGTCGGCTCTGGCGTCCATGACGAGCTATGAGGCCAGCTTTACCTTGCCGGTGGCCTTTCCCAAGGAGGCGGTCAGCCATGGCCTTGGCCAGATCGTGTCCGAGCGGGGCATGCGGCAGCTGCGCCTGGCGGAAACGGAAAAGTACGCCCACGTGACCTACTTTTTCAATGGCGGCGTTGAAGAGCCGTTTACGGGCGAGGATCGCGTCCTTGTGCCGTCGCCGCGCGATGTGACGACCTATGATCAGAAGCCTGCCATGAGCGCGCCTCTGGTGACGGATGAATTCGTCAAGGCCTGGAACTCCGGGCAGTATGATCTTGTGGTCTGCAACCTTGCCAATGGCGATATGGTGGGGCATACCGGCGTGGTTAAAGCCGCCGTTGCGGCCTGCGAAGTGGTGGACCAGTGCGTGGGCCGCATGGTGGAAGCCGTGGAAGCCCGCAAGGGGCGCATGCTCATCATTGCCGACCACGGCAACTGCGAAGTCATGCTCACGCCCGAAGGCCATCCGCAGACGGCCCATACCACCAATCCCGTGCCCTGCATCCTGCTGGAACCTGACGGCGCGGTGAAGGCGCTGGCCGACGGCAGGCTGTGCGACGTTGCCCCCACGCTTCTGGCCCTGTGGGGACTCGAACCCTCATCGCCCATGAACGGGCGAAATCTGGCCCTGAACGGCGCTGATGCGGATATGGCACCCAAGGAGGCCGCCCGTGGCTGAGCGTAAAAGGCCCATTGAGCCCGTGGCCCCTGACGGCATGGAAATCCTCTTTTTCTACCAGTGCCCAGGCTGCGGCAAACACGTGCCGCAGGCCAGCCCCACCGAACCGCGCATGGTGCGCTGCCCAGGCTGCGGGCAGGGCTTTCCCATCATTCCGGTGGACGAACACAGCCTGCACTATGTGCGCATCATGCTGGCTGAGGGCAAGGCCGCCGCTGATCCAGATTTTCTATAGAGCATGTAACACTTGAAATGCTCGCGTACGGCAGGCAAAAGCCCGCCTACTCGCATTTCGTGGCAAGGATTTTTAGAAAAATCCTTGCAGAGCATTTAACTCATTTCATTCGTAAACTGCTCTAGTACAAGAAACTGTCCCGCCCGCATTTCGTGCAGGCCGTTTCCGAGGTGAAAACGATTTTGAAAATCCGGCTGTCGCCTACGCGGCAGCCGGATTTTTGAGCATGTGTCAGCCACATGACGAAATGCCGACAGCTCACGACAATTCGGGTTAAAATTTTTTTACGAAAAACCTTGCGTATATATATAAAGCCGTGTAAAAGAAGTCTCAACCTGATCGTAGGTTGTTTAGTGTTACCTGTGGGACGATTAAAACGAGAGGAAGGGCTATGAAACGCATCTGTACACTTCTTTTGGCCGCTGGCCTGCTGTTCGGCGCTGCCACCGGCGCGAGCGCCATTGACTTTAATGCCAAGGGCCAGTGGCTCATGGGCTTCAGCGAGGGCCAAGGCAGCCCCGTTGACACTTACCGCAAAGATGGCGTGAAGACCAAGGGCAGCCACGAGGATGACTTCCAGGCCGCCCAGCGTCTGCGTCTGCAATTGGACGCCGTGGCTTCCGAATCCCTGTCCGGCACCGTGTACTTCGAAATTGGCACCACCCAGTGGGGCCAGCAGAGCAGCGGCGGCGCTCTGGGCGCTGACGCCAACAACGCCATCCGTCTGAAGCGCGCCTATATTGACTGGGCCGTGCCGCAGACCGACGCCAAGGTGCGCATGGGCATCCAGGGCGTGGCCCTGCCCAACGTGGCCGGTGGCTCCGCCATTATGGACACCGACGTTGCCGGCATCACCGCCAACTACAAGTTCAACGACAACGTTGGCCTGACCGCTCTGTGGGCGCGCCCCCTGAACGACAACTACACCGATGTCAATAATAACAATCGGCAGCAAAACTATCTGGACAACCTGGATCTCTTCAGCCTGATGGTGCCCCTGACCTTTGACGGCGTGAAAGTGACCCCCTGGGCCATGTACGGCATGGTGGGCAAGAACGCGCTGAAGGGCGACTGGAATAAGAACATCAACGACTACGATGCCATCGGAACCCGTGACGGCAATCCCAAATTTACTTTGCGCCCCTACCCGGGCTTGACTAACGCTGACTCGATCGGCAACACCAACAATGATTACGGTTCCGCCTTCTGGGCTGGTCTGCCTGTTGCCATCACCCTGTGGGATCCGCTGAACATTGAAGTGGATCTGAACTACGGGTACATGCAGGGCATGGGCCGCTTTGACGCCAAGAAGAGCGACGGCA
This DNA window, taken from Desulfovibrio sp. 86, encodes the following:
- a CDS encoding ABC transporter substrate-binding protein, encoding MKKFFLLAAVLTATMLLGVTLCMAAENPVKLRSAWMDEHETFLVWYAHEKGWDKEEGIDLDLLYFDSGMAQLNALPAGEWVLCGTGAVPAMMGNLRYNTYVIGIGNDESMTNAVMVRPDSPILKTKGYNPKYPEVYGHPDDVRGKTVLATTVSSSHFALSHWLRVLGLKDSDVTIKNMDQAQALGAFSTGIGDMVSLWAPHMYVGEEKGWKVAGTPQTCGVGLPICLIADQKWADANPDLVAKFLRVYLRAVNMIQSQMKKDPKALVPEYKRFFLEWAGKNYSDDMALKDLQTHPVFNYEEQIALFDASKGQSTAQKWQADVAAFFAEVGRITKDDLKKVGDGKYATDKFLKKVKTPIPAN
- a CDS encoding aldehyde dehydrogenase family protein; amino-acid sequence: MTQITIKNYINGQWQEETGAPTVPLYNPSTGEQISQVPQSGPETSKMAVDSAAAAYPGWRMLSIGRRVTYIYKMREAMLQRKEQLAQAIALDQAKHISEARGEVQRVVEILEAAACAPAMMQGQTLDYIATNISGKVVREPLGVFGGVAPFNFPALVFGWFVPYAIVAGNTFVFKPSTQSPYFMQIMGEIFTEIELPPGVVNIIHGNRDIPGSWYDDARISGICLVGSTPTAQKMAEGCARMCKRSMLLGGAKNMLVVMEDADLTVFRDNYLNSCYGSAGQRCLAGSLVAAVPEIYDKVVEVMVEAASTIKVGDAFDPDVYMGPLISRKAVDFVHTSLAAALAHGQGCALALDRRELDLPEKNKKGFFVGPIIVKDLTPCNPLFTTEVFGPIVGTIKIADMDDALDLIRRSEFGNGACIFTQSQFYAEKFSREADVGMVGVNVGICAPHPYIPFGGIKGSLLGVNKVQGREGFDFFTQNKVTTIRTIDPHAHAHGGAPASKFVRSCVAS
- a CDS encoding phenylacetate--CoA ligase family protein; the encoded protein is MLFNIKQETLPREELEALQLRRLRDLCDRVYANVPFYRKRFDEAGVTPADIKSLADLKLLPFTEKQDLRNYYPFGLFAVPRDHIVRLHASSGTTGKAVVVGYTARDLENWAELMARSMSAAGVTRSDVVHVAYGYGLFTGGLGAHYGAERIGATVVPASGGATRRQAHLMRDFGATVLCATPSYSLHLWEAAQEAGVDFRELALRIGIFGAEPWSEAMRRDIEEKMHIDAMNIYGLSEIMGPGVAMECVEAKCGMHLWEDHILPEIIDPVTGEQLPPGQVGELVLTTLTKEGIPMLRYRTRDLTSLNYTPCCCGRTHVRISRLQGRSDDMLIIRGVNVFPQQIEGLLMESDGLTPNYQIIVGSVNNLDTLEVRVEVSDSLFADEIRKLQMLENRLQKNIKEFLGVTAKVRLMEPRSIQRSEGKAQRIVDQRGKD
- the rsfS gene encoding ribosome silencing factor, whose translation is MENNHPNTPSGGRAPKQFSDVPASRKAADLVQWLEEHKALRVVCIDFEGQGGFADALIIASAGSVRHAQSLADGVSLMCREKNYEFLRTEGYAAGQWILVDMNDVIVNIFQEPVRELYALEALWGHGSAAAKTAGREDRGE
- the gpmI gene encoding 2,3-bisphosphoglycerate-independent phosphoglycerate mutase; the encoded protein is MTPTLLLILDGWGIAPPGPGNAPYLAKTPNLDALTARCPHGQLIASGRDVGLPKGYMGNSEVGHLNIGAGRVVYQDMTRIDVAVEDGSFAANPVINDVLAAARRGGGKLHLVGLLSGGGVHSHIRHLEALCGMAAGQGIPVRVHALMDGRDCDPHSGMDFIRELEASIKDQPQTRIASLVGRFYAMDRDKHWERVSQAWNVIVHGQAPTAANPEAAVQASYEAGVTDEFMKPVRFDTGDAAPGMADGDAVFFFNFRADRMRELTAAFITPGFEGFDRGKMPALSALASMTSYEASFTLPVAFPKEAVSHGLGQIVSERGMRQLRLAETEKYAHVTYFFNGGVEEPFTGEDRVLVPSPRDVTTYDQKPAMSAPLVTDEFVKAWNSGQYDLVVCNLANGDMVGHTGVVKAAVAACEVVDQCVGRMVEAVEARKGRMLIIADHGNCEVMLTPEGHPQTAHTTNPVPCILLEPDGAVKALADGRLCDVAPTLLALWGLEPSSPMNGRNLALNGADADMAPKEAARG
- a CDS encoding outer membrane homotrimeric porin, coding for MKRICTLLLAAGLLFGAATGASAIDFNAKGQWLMGFSEGQGSPVDTYRKDGVKTKGSHEDDFQAAQRLRLQLDAVASESLSGTVYFEIGTTQWGQQSSGGALGADANNAIRLKRAYIDWAVPQTDAKVRMGIQGVALPNVAGGSAIMDTDVAGITANYKFNDNVGLTALWARPLNDNYTDVNNNNRQQNYLDNLDLFSLMVPLTFDGVKVTPWAMYGMVGKNALKGDWNKNINDYDAIGTRDGNPKFTLRPYPGLTNADSIGNTNNDYGSAFWAGLPVAITLWDPLNIEVDLNYGYMQGMGRFDAKKSDGTLKRSSTERQGWLAKALVEYKLDWGVPGILGWYASGDDGNPRNGSQRMPSVVPMGNFTSFLGDGNMGWARQDYAIDYAGTWGVGAQIRDMSFLEDLKHTFRVAYWGGTNSTGMVKYMDSAHAWGDGYNQNTSPYLTTNDALVEFNLVNSYKIYENLEMNLELDYVINCMDNSTWKKAKGGNDGSFSKQDMWKAQVVFAYSF